One genomic segment of Penaeus chinensis breed Huanghai No. 1 chromosome 24, ASM1920278v2, whole genome shotgun sequence includes these proteins:
- the LOC125038057 gene encoding glycine-rich cell wall structural protein-like: MKLLIFGSVLLAAVSASPQYSLPAPSGPAFSTGSSSASVFGGGSSAGFGGGSSAGFGGGSSAGFGGGSGFSGSSGFGGGGGAGVGISVGGGGLSGGGAGGYGGRGCREGEVLNVDGTCAFPEITRNVYVYTAPEQPQSVLPPPAVPPPRVEHNVIFIRTPEQPDSPDPIILPPPRQENIVYVLNKNEPGSQKVIEVPAPPASNPEVYFVNYEEGENPTLPGGFDLQTALTAATQGGGQVIGGGGGSGFGGGVGGGSSFGGSVGGGSGFGGGVGGGSGLGGGVGGGSGFGGGVGGGSGFGGGVGGGSGFGGGVGGGSGFGGGVGGGSSFGGSVGGGTSYGRGVGGGSSFGSGVGGGSGFGGGAGGGSFGGGFGGGVGGGGSIGSDFASNIIAGGFDIRASSGGFDDSGEFEGVPQYDTSLPPGVARGVNSASEPVVAPPAPAIVSAPASVYSLP, translated from the exons ATGAAGCTCCTG ATATTTGGGTCAGTATTGCTGGCAGCTGTATCGGCCTCCCCTCAGTACAGCCTACCAGCGCCCTCCGGCCCTGCTTTCTCCACTGGTTCATCTAGCGCCTCTGTGTTCGGCGGCGGCAGCTCAGCAGGCTTCGGCGGCGGCAGCTCAGCAGGCTTCGGCGGCGGCAGCTCAGCAGGCTTCGGCGGCGGTTCTGGGTTCTCCGGTAGCTCAGGCttcggcggcggaggcggcgctgGAGTCGGAATTTCGGTCGGTGGGGGAGGCCTTTCGGGCGGCGGCGCGGGAGGATATGGAGGCAGAGGATGTCGGGAGGGGGAAGTCCTGAACGTCGACGGCACCTGCGCCTTCCCGGAAATCACAAGGAATGTGTACGTTTACACCGCTCCGGAACAGCCACAGTCCGTGCTTCCGCCTCCCGCCGTTCCCCCGCCTCGAGTGGAGCACAATGTGATCTTCATCCGCACCCCCGAACAGCCGGACTCCCCCGACCCCATCATCCTCCCCCCGCCGCGTCAGGAGAACATCGTGTACGTCCTCAACAAGAACGAGCCAGGCAGCCAGAAGGTCATCGAGGTGCCTGCTCCTCCCGCTTCCAACCCCGAGGTCTACTTCGTTAACTACGAGGAAGGCGAAAACCCGACGCTTCCAGGCGGCTTTGACCTTCAGACGGCTTTGACCGCCGCCACGCAGGGCGGAGGACAAGTCATCGGTGGCGGTGGAGGCAGCGGCTTCGggggtggtgttggaggaggcAGCAGCTTCGGGGGTAGCGTTGGAGGAGGCAGCGGCTtcggaggtggtgttggtggaggcaGCGGACTCggaggtggtgttggaggaggcAGCGGCTTCggaggtggtgttggaggaggcAGTGGCTTCggaggtggtgttggaggaggcAGCGGCTTCggaggtggtgttggaggaggcAGTGGCttcggtggtggtgttggaggaggcAGCAGCTTCGGAGGTAGTGTTGGAGGAGGAACTAGCTACGGTAGGGGTGTTGGAGGAGGCAGCAGCTTCGGAAGTGGCGTTGGGGGAGGGAGTGGCTTTGGAGGCGGTGCCGGTGGTGGCAGTTtcggaggaggatttggaggaggtgtaggtggaggagggTCCATTGGAAGCGACTTCGCAAGTAACATTATAGCAGGAGGCTTCGACATTAGGGCTTCGAGCGGCGGCTTCGACGATTCAGGGGAGTTCGAGGGCGTTCCACAGTACGACACCTCTCTGCCGCCGGGCGTGGCAAGGGGCGTCAACAGCGCTTCGGAACCGGTTGTCGCTCCTCCCGCGCCAGCTATTGTATCAGCGCCAGCCAGTGTTTACTCACTGCCTTAA